In a single window of the Melanotaenia boesemani isolate fMelBoe1 chromosome 22, fMelBoe1.pri, whole genome shotgun sequence genome:
- the LOC121633803 gene encoding nuclear receptor coactivator 7 isoform X2 gives MEKRDRKLGYFARLKRRKQLKQSQSERSQNEQNPAIISCDGDPNKKSALQMVTEKPPAGDGCKSNNQTKMEKKRPPGTVDYIVGPDDSLNSIALKFNITPNKLVQLNKLFTHSIYPGQKLYVPDVSQSETDPKSLSSSNPSLTNGLSNKPSHDGTQSCRSAKSIHRELSPNSEDESPATVRFIKMSCKYFTDGMGVVGGVLIVTPNNIMFDPHKSDPLVIENGCEEYGLICPMEEVVSVALYDDVSRMKLKDALPSPGEWEQLPSEQELNPFSRYEAMIPKQPIVLDDIESTLSETEGEQTEKSPSDEGFTELEPTVNGSTDETEGTSSTTPNIVSRDHHELVGTSCPGHADFQNKLMFDQTKGKLDDEEDEGVAQNSSIEDGESIQSSLDTEKQGDLPQKPVIQEVTETKDLKSEGADKLLESIDDNLTRKLSIQESSEVRGRSGLERQSPADRPAEKEEASEEERRKKNYESEMKSWLLERMQAPIEDMLLSSEEKSKNPPMFLCFKVGKPMRKSFVTGMTSSPARSFASQEKQPEYWFAVPLERVHDLYSFFVQWSPDVYGNEAREQGFVVVEKDELDMIDNFFSDPGSCSWEIITIDEAKRRQSFGSYDRDLSVDALPILIDSSDLLQDTHIEKLACRLPARVQGYPWRLAYSTEKHGTSLKTLYRNLADVDSPVLLVIKDMDHQIFGGFSTHPFRVSEHCYGTGETFLYSFSPEITVYHWTGENSYFVKGDTDSLQMGGGGGHLGLWLDAELYRGTSNKCATFNNQPLSPQPDFNIHSLEVWTFE, from the exons ATGGAAAAGAGAGACCGGAAGCTGGGATATTTTGCCAG GCTGAAAAGGCGGAAGCAGCTCAAGCAGAGCCAGTCAGAAAGAAGTCAAAATGAGCAGAATCCGGCAATCATCTCCTGTGACGGTGATCCCAACAAGAAGTCAGCCCTACAGATGGTAACAGAAAAGCCACCTGCAG GTGATGGCTGTAAAAGTAACAATCAGACAAAGATGGAGAAGAAGAGGCCACCAGGGACAGTGGACTACATT GTGGGACCTGATGATTCCCTCAACAGCATAGCACTCAAGTTTAACATCACCCCAAACAAGCTGGTTCAGCTGAATAAGCTCTTCACTCACAGCATCTACCCTGGTCAA AAGCTGTATGTCCCAGATGTGAGCCAATCAGAAACCGACCCAAAGTCTCTGAGTTCATCTAACCCCTCTCTCACTAATGGCTTGTCTAACAAGCCATcacat GATGGCACTCAAAGCTGCCGGTCAGCAAAGTCCATCCACCGTGAGCTCTCCCCAAACTCGGAAGATGAGAGCCCGGCAACTGTTAGATTCATCAAAATGAGCTGCAAGTACTTTACTGATGGCATG GGAGTGGTTGGAGGTGTTTTGATTGTGACACCCAACAACATCATGTTTGACCCCCACAAGTCAGACCCCCTGGTGATCGAGAATGGCTGTGAGGAGTACGGTCTTATCTGTCCCATGGAGGAGGTGGTCTCTGTGGCGCTGTACGACGACGTGTCACGTATGAAGCTCAAAGACGCTCTCCCATC GCCTGGCGAGTGGGAGCAGCTGCCGTCAGAGCAGGAATTGAACCCGTTCAGTCGATATGAAGCAATGATTCCAAAACAGCCCATAGTTTTGGATGACATTGAATCTACTCTCTCTGAAACTG AAGGTGAGCAGACAGAGAAGTCTCCATCAGATGaaggttttactgagctggagCCAACTGTTAATGGGAGCACAGATGAGACAGAGGGGACATCCTCCACCACACCCAACATTGTCTCCAGAGACCATCATGAACTTGTAGGAACAAGCTGTCCCGGCCATGCAGACTTCCAGAACAAGTTAATGTTTGATCAAACTAAAGGGAAGCTGGATGACGAAGAGGATGAAGGTGTAGCTCAGAACAGCTCCATCGAGGATGGCGAGTCAATACAATCCTCCTTAGACACTGAAAAACAGGGTGACTTGCCTCAAAAACCTGTAATCCAAGAGGTAACTGAAACCAAAGATTTAAAATCTGAAGGAGCTGACAAGCTGCTAGAGAGCATAGATGATAACTTAACCAGGAAGTTGAGTATTCAGGAGTCTTCAGAGGTTCGTGGGAGGTCTGGTCTGGAGAGACAAAGCCCAGCAGACAgaccagcagaaaaagaagaagccagTGAGGAGGAGAGACGGAAGAAAAACTACGAATCAGAGATGAAATCCTGGCTACTGGAGAGGATGCAGGCTCCAATAGAAG ACATGCTTCTCTCGTCAGAGGAGAAGAGCAAAAACCCACCCATGTTCCTCTGCTTCAAAGTTGGAAAACCAATGAGGAAGTCTTTTGTCACTGGCATGACCTCCAGTCCTGCTCGCTCATTTGCGAGCCAGGAGAAGCAGCCAGAGTACTGGTTTGCTGTACCCCTGGAAAG GGTGCACGATCTGTATTCATTTTTCGTTCAGTGGTCTCCCGACGTGTATGGGAATGAGGCTCGTGAGCAGGGCTTTGTCGTGGTGGAGAAAGATGAGCTGGACATGATTGATAACTTCTTCAGTGACCCTGGGTCTTGTAGCTGGGAG ATCATCACTATTGATGAGGCCAAACGTAGACAGAGTTTTGGCAGCTATGACAGAGACTTGTCTGTGGATGCCCTGCCTATACTCATTGATAGCAGTGACCTGCTGCAAGACACACACATTGAAAAG CTTGCCTGTCGCCTGCCAGCCCGTGTTCAGGGATATCCATGGAGACTGGCCTACAGTACTGAGAAACATGGTACCAGTCTGAAAACTCTGTACAGGAACTTGGCAGATGTGGACAGTCCTGTGCTGCTGGTTATCAAAGATATGGATCACCAG ATATTTGGGGGATTTTCAACTCATCCATTCAGGGTGAGCGAGCACTGCTACGGCACTGGAGAGACTTTCCTTTACAGCTTCAGTCCTGAAATCACG GTTTACCACTGGACAGGGGAGAATTCTTACTTTGTGAAAGGTGATACCGATTCTCTGCAGATGGGAGGAGGAGG CGGCCATTTGGGTCTTTGGCTGGATGCCGAGTTGTACCGAGGCACCTCTAACAAATGTGCTACTTTTAATAACCAACCACTCTCCCCCCAGCCAGACTTCAACATCCACAGTCTGGAGGTCTGGACCTTTGAGTAG
- the LOC121633803 gene encoding nuclear receptor coactivator 7 isoform X1, translating into MEKRDRKLGYFARLKRRKQLKQSQSERSQNEQNPAIISCDGDPNKKSALQMVTEKPPAGDGCKSNNQTKMEKKRPPGTVDYIVGPDDSLNSIALKFNITPNKLVQLNKLFTHSIYPGQKLYVPDVSQSETDPKSLSSSNPSLTNGLSNKPSHDGTQSCRSAKSIHRELSPNSEDESPATVRFIKMSCKYFTDGMGVVGGVLIVTPNNIMFDPHKSDPLVIENGCEEYGLICPMEEVVSVALYDDVSRMKLKDALPSDLPQDLCPVYRPGEWEQLPSEQELNPFSRYEAMIPKQPIVLDDIESTLSETEGEQTEKSPSDEGFTELEPTVNGSTDETEGTSSTTPNIVSRDHHELVGTSCPGHADFQNKLMFDQTKGKLDDEEDEGVAQNSSIEDGESIQSSLDTEKQGDLPQKPVIQEVTETKDLKSEGADKLLESIDDNLTRKLSIQESSEVRGRSGLERQSPADRPAEKEEASEEERRKKNYESEMKSWLLERMQAPIEDMLLSSEEKSKNPPMFLCFKVGKPMRKSFVTGMTSSPARSFASQEKQPEYWFAVPLERVHDLYSFFVQWSPDVYGNEAREQGFVVVEKDELDMIDNFFSDPGSCSWEIITIDEAKRRQSFGSYDRDLSVDALPILIDSSDLLQDTHIEKLACRLPARVQGYPWRLAYSTEKHGTSLKTLYRNLADVDSPVLLVIKDMDHQIFGGFSTHPFRVSEHCYGTGETFLYSFSPEITVYHWTGENSYFVKGDTDSLQMGGGGGHLGLWLDAELYRGTSNKCATFNNQPLSPQPDFNIHSLEVWTFE; encoded by the exons ATGGAAAAGAGAGACCGGAAGCTGGGATATTTTGCCAG GCTGAAAAGGCGGAAGCAGCTCAAGCAGAGCCAGTCAGAAAGAAGTCAAAATGAGCAGAATCCGGCAATCATCTCCTGTGACGGTGATCCCAACAAGAAGTCAGCCCTACAGATGGTAACAGAAAAGCCACCTGCAG GTGATGGCTGTAAAAGTAACAATCAGACAAAGATGGAGAAGAAGAGGCCACCAGGGACAGTGGACTACATT GTGGGACCTGATGATTCCCTCAACAGCATAGCACTCAAGTTTAACATCACCCCAAACAAGCTGGTTCAGCTGAATAAGCTCTTCACTCACAGCATCTACCCTGGTCAA AAGCTGTATGTCCCAGATGTGAGCCAATCAGAAACCGACCCAAAGTCTCTGAGTTCATCTAACCCCTCTCTCACTAATGGCTTGTCTAACAAGCCATcacat GATGGCACTCAAAGCTGCCGGTCAGCAAAGTCCATCCACCGTGAGCTCTCCCCAAACTCGGAAGATGAGAGCCCGGCAACTGTTAGATTCATCAAAATGAGCTGCAAGTACTTTACTGATGGCATG GGAGTGGTTGGAGGTGTTTTGATTGTGACACCCAACAACATCATGTTTGACCCCCACAAGTCAGACCCCCTGGTGATCGAGAATGGCTGTGAGGAGTACGGTCTTATCTGTCCCATGGAGGAGGTGGTCTCTGTGGCGCTGTACGACGACGTGTCACGTATGAAGCTCAAAGACGCTCTCCCATC AGATCTACCCCAGGATCTGTGTCCTGTGTACAGGCCTGGCGAGTGGGAGCAGCTGCCGTCAGAGCAGGAATTGAACCCGTTCAGTCGATATGAAGCAATGATTCCAAAACAGCCCATAGTTTTGGATGACATTGAATCTACTCTCTCTGAAACTG AAGGTGAGCAGACAGAGAAGTCTCCATCAGATGaaggttttactgagctggagCCAACTGTTAATGGGAGCACAGATGAGACAGAGGGGACATCCTCCACCACACCCAACATTGTCTCCAGAGACCATCATGAACTTGTAGGAACAAGCTGTCCCGGCCATGCAGACTTCCAGAACAAGTTAATGTTTGATCAAACTAAAGGGAAGCTGGATGACGAAGAGGATGAAGGTGTAGCTCAGAACAGCTCCATCGAGGATGGCGAGTCAATACAATCCTCCTTAGACACTGAAAAACAGGGTGACTTGCCTCAAAAACCTGTAATCCAAGAGGTAACTGAAACCAAAGATTTAAAATCTGAAGGAGCTGACAAGCTGCTAGAGAGCATAGATGATAACTTAACCAGGAAGTTGAGTATTCAGGAGTCTTCAGAGGTTCGTGGGAGGTCTGGTCTGGAGAGACAAAGCCCAGCAGACAgaccagcagaaaaagaagaagccagTGAGGAGGAGAGACGGAAGAAAAACTACGAATCAGAGATGAAATCCTGGCTACTGGAGAGGATGCAGGCTCCAATAGAAG ACATGCTTCTCTCGTCAGAGGAGAAGAGCAAAAACCCACCCATGTTCCTCTGCTTCAAAGTTGGAAAACCAATGAGGAAGTCTTTTGTCACTGGCATGACCTCCAGTCCTGCTCGCTCATTTGCGAGCCAGGAGAAGCAGCCAGAGTACTGGTTTGCTGTACCCCTGGAAAG GGTGCACGATCTGTATTCATTTTTCGTTCAGTGGTCTCCCGACGTGTATGGGAATGAGGCTCGTGAGCAGGGCTTTGTCGTGGTGGAGAAAGATGAGCTGGACATGATTGATAACTTCTTCAGTGACCCTGGGTCTTGTAGCTGGGAG ATCATCACTATTGATGAGGCCAAACGTAGACAGAGTTTTGGCAGCTATGACAGAGACTTGTCTGTGGATGCCCTGCCTATACTCATTGATAGCAGTGACCTGCTGCAAGACACACACATTGAAAAG CTTGCCTGTCGCCTGCCAGCCCGTGTTCAGGGATATCCATGGAGACTGGCCTACAGTACTGAGAAACATGGTACCAGTCTGAAAACTCTGTACAGGAACTTGGCAGATGTGGACAGTCCTGTGCTGCTGGTTATCAAAGATATGGATCACCAG ATATTTGGGGGATTTTCAACTCATCCATTCAGGGTGAGCGAGCACTGCTACGGCACTGGAGAGACTTTCCTTTACAGCTTCAGTCCTGAAATCACG GTTTACCACTGGACAGGGGAGAATTCTTACTTTGTGAAAGGTGATACCGATTCTCTGCAGATGGGAGGAGGAGG CGGCCATTTGGGTCTTTGGCTGGATGCCGAGTTGTACCGAGGCACCTCTAACAAATGTGCTACTTTTAATAACCAACCACTCTCCCCCCAGCCAGACTTCAACATCCACAGTCTGGAGGTCTGGACCTTTGAGTAG